The proteins below are encoded in one region of Neisseria bacilliformis:
- the guaA gene encoding glutamine-hydrolyzing GMP synthase, whose protein sequence is MTQDKILILDFGSQVTQLIARRVREAHVYCELHSFDMPLDEIKAFNPKGIILSGGPNSVYESDYQADVGIFDLGIPVLGICYGMQFMAHHLGGEVSPGNQREFGYAQVKTIDSELTRGLSDGQPNTLDVWMSHGDKVSKLPEGFSIIGDTPSCPIAMMENAAKQFYGIQFHPEVTHTKQGRALINRFVLDICAAKPSWTMPNYIDEAVAKIREQVGSDEVILGLSGGVDSSVAAALIHRAIGDQLTCVFVDHGLLRQNEGKMVMDMFARNLGVRVIHVDAEKQFLDKLAGVTDPERKRKIIGAEFIEVFDAEEKKLTNAKWLAQGTIYPDVIESAGAKTKKAHAIKSHHNVGGLPENMKLKLLEPLRDLFKDEVRELGVALGLPREMVYRHPFPGPGLGVRILGEVKKEYADLLRQADDIFIQELRNTADENGTSWYDLTSQAFAVFLPVKSVGVMGDGRTYDYVVALRAVVTSDFMTAHWAELPYSLLGRVSNRIINEVKGINRVVYDVSGKPPATIEWE, encoded by the coding sequence ATGACCCAAGACAAAATCCTTATTCTCGACTTCGGTTCGCAAGTTACCCAGCTTATTGCCCGCCGCGTGCGCGAAGCCCATGTTTACTGCGAGCTGCATTCTTTCGATATGCCTTTGGACGAAATCAAAGCCTTTAATCCGAAAGGCATTATCCTGTCCGGCGGCCCCAATTCCGTTTACGAATCCGACTATCAGGCCGACGTCGGCATTTTCGATTTGGGCATTCCCGTATTGGGCATCTGCTACGGCATGCAGTTTATGGCGCACCACCTCGGCGGCGAAGTCTCCCCCGGCAACCAGCGCGAGTTCGGTTACGCCCAAGTGAAAACCATCGACAGCGAGCTCACGCGCGGCCTTTCGGACGGCCAGCCCAACACGCTCGACGTGTGGATGAGCCACGGCGACAAAGTGTCCAAACTGCCTGAAGGCTTCAGTATCATCGGCGACACGCCCTCCTGCCCGATTGCTATGATGGAAAACGCCGCCAAACAGTTTTACGGCATCCAGTTCCACCCCGAAGTAACCCACACCAAACAAGGCCGCGCCCTCATCAACCGCTTTGTGCTCGACATCTGCGCCGCCAAACCAAGCTGGACGATGCCCAACTACATCGACGAAGCCGTGGCCAAAATCCGCGAGCAGGTCGGCAGCGACGAAGTGATTTTGGGCTTGTCCGGCGGCGTCGATTCCTCCGTGGCCGCCGCGCTGATCCACCGCGCCATCGGCGACCAGCTCACCTGCGTGTTTGTCGATCACGGCCTGCTGCGCCAAAACGAAGGCAAAATGGTGATGGACATGTTTGCCCGCAACCTGGGCGTGCGCGTGATTCATGTTGACGCCGAAAAACAATTTCTCGACAAACTGGCCGGCGTTACCGACCCCGAGCGCAAGCGCAAAATCATCGGCGCGGAATTTATCGAAGTATTTGATGCCGAAGAGAAAAAACTCACCAACGCCAAATGGCTGGCGCAAGGTACGATTTACCCCGACGTAATCGAATCCGCAGGTGCAAAAACCAAAAAAGCCCACGCCATCAAATCGCACCACAACGTCGGCGGCTTGCCCGAAAACATGAAGCTCAAGCTGCTCGAGCCGCTGCGCGATTTGTTTAAAGACGAAGTGCGCGAGTTGGGCGTCGCCCTCGGCCTGCCGCGCGAAATGGTGTACCGCCATCCTTTCCCCGGCCCCGGTTTGGGCGTGCGCATTTTGGGCGAAGTGAAAAAAGAATACGCCGACCTGCTGCGTCAGGCCGACGACATTTTCATTCAGGAACTGCGTAACACCGCCGACGAAAACGGCACATCATGGTACGACCTTACCAGTCAGGCCTTTGCCGTGTTCCTGCCCGTGAAGTCCGTGGGCGTGATGGGCGACGGCCGCACCTATGATTATGTGGTCGCCCTGCGCGCCGTGGTTACCAGCGATTTTATGACCGCACACTGGGCAGAGCTGCCTTATTCGTTGCTCGGCCGCGTGTCCAACCGCATCATCAACGAAGTGAAGGGCATCAACCGCGTGGTGTACGACGTGAGCGGCAAACCGCCTGCCACGATTGAATGGGAGTAA
- the pdxJ gene encoding pyridoxine 5'-phosphate synthase, producing the protein MLLGVNIDHVATLRNARGTTYPSPLEAALTAETHGADYITLHLREDRRHIRDDDVAAIARTVRTHINLEMALTEEMLEHALRVRPQDVCIVPEKRQEITTEGGLDVIALQQKIADYTHQLTAAGIRVSLFIDPDETQIQAALDTGAPAIELHTGAYADAPAHERPRQLAKIEEAAYFASERGLTVNAGHGLNIHNVAPVAKILPIAELNIGHALIAQSLFLGLPAAIRQMKETIHRARNGV; encoded by the coding sequence ATGCTCCTCGGCGTCAACATCGACCACGTCGCCACCCTGCGCAACGCACGCGGCACCACCTACCCCAGCCCCCTCGAAGCCGCCCTCACCGCCGAAACCCACGGTGCCGACTACATCACCCTCCACCTGCGCGAAGACCGCCGCCACATCCGCGACGACGACGTCGCCGCCATCGCCCGCACCGTGCGCACCCACATCAACCTCGAAATGGCACTCACCGAAGAAATGCTCGAACACGCCCTGCGCGTGCGCCCGCAAGACGTGTGCATCGTCCCCGAAAAACGGCAGGAAATCACCACCGAAGGCGGCCTCGACGTCATCGCCCTGCAACAAAAAATTGCCGACTACACACACCAACTCACTGCTGCCGGCATCCGCGTCTCCCTCTTCATCGACCCCGACGAAACCCAAATCCAAGCCGCCCTCGACACCGGTGCGCCCGCCATCGAACTGCACACCGGCGCATACGCCGACGCCCCCGCACACGAACGCCCCCGCCAACTGGCCAAAATAGAAGAGGCCGCATACTTCGCCTCCGAACGCGGCCTCACCGTCAACGCCGGCCACGGCCTCAACATCCACAACGTCGCCCCCGTCGCCAAAATCCTGCCCATCGCCGAACTCAACATCGGCCACGCCCTTATCGCCCAATCCCTCTTCCTCGGCCTGCCCGCCGCCATCCGCCAAATGAAAGAAACCATCCACCGCGCCCGAAACGGGGTTTGA
- the trxA gene encoding thioredoxin TrxA codes for MSSELIIHTTDVNFEQDVLNSDIPVLLDFWAPWCGPCKMIAPILDEVAAEYQGRLKIVKINIDENEQTPAKFGVRGIPTLMVFKDGQNTATKVGALAKGQLTAFINASI; via the coding sequence ATGAGCAGCGAACTGATCATCCACACCACCGACGTAAACTTCGAGCAGGACGTGTTGAACTCCGACATCCCCGTCCTGCTGGACTTTTGGGCTCCCTGGTGCGGCCCCTGCAAAATGATCGCCCCCATTCTCGACGAAGTCGCCGCCGAATACCAGGGCCGTCTGAAAATCGTCAAAATCAACATCGACGAAAACGAACAAACCCCCGCCAAATTCGGCGTGCGCGGCATACCCACGCTGATGGTGTTCAAAGACGGCCAAAACACCGCCACCAAAGTCGGCGCACTGGCCAAAGGCCAGCTCACCGCCTTTATCAACGCATCGATTTGA
- the queF gene encoding preQ(1) synthase gives MTRSSDELRGLSLLGGSTQYPDRYAPEVLEAFDNKHPGNDYFVKFVCPEFTSLCPMTGQPDFATILIRYIPDAKMVESKSLKLYLFGFRNHGDFHEDCVNIIMKDLISLMNPKYIEVSGIFTPRGGIAIHPFANYGRPDTPFAQMARERLFRHDMQ, from the coding sequence ATGACCCGTTCTTCCGACGAGCTGCGCGGCCTGTCCCTTTTGGGCGGCAGCACGCAGTATCCCGACCGCTACGCGCCCGAAGTATTGGAAGCGTTCGACAACAAACACCCCGGCAACGACTATTTCGTCAAATTCGTCTGCCCCGAATTCACCAGCCTGTGCCCGATGACCGGCCAGCCCGATTTCGCCACCATCCTCATCCGCTACATTCCCGACGCGAAAATGGTGGAAAGCAAATCGCTGAAACTCTACCTTTTCGGCTTCCGCAACCACGGCGATTTTCACGAAGACTGCGTCAACATCATCATGAAAGACCTGATTTCATTGATGAATCCGAAATACATCGAAGTGTCCGGCATCTTCACCCCGCGCGGCGGCATCGCCATCCACCCCTTCGCCAACTACGGCCGTCCGGACACGCCCTTTGCGCAAATGGCACGCGAACGCCTGTTCCGCCACGATATGCAGTAG
- a CDS encoding isocitrate lyase: MAEYQQEIRTAEQIKQANGSGWHAVSPEHAARMRLQNRFKTGLDIAKYTAAIMRRDMAAYDADPAQYTQSLGCWHGFVAQQKMIAVKKHHQSTAKRYLYLSGWMVAAMRSQFGPLPDQSMHEKTAVPDLIAEIYGFLKQADARELDLLFAALDDARAAGDKAAEDKILADINGFQTHVVPIIADIDAGFGNAEATYLLAKKMIEAGACCIQIENQVSDEKQCGHQDGKVTVPHADFLAKINAVRYAFLELGVDDGVIVARTDSLGAGLTKQIAYSAKQGDLGDQYNSFLDGEEITDLGQIRAGDVIVNTAGKTIRPVRLPSNLFQFRKGTGIERVVLDCITSLQNGADLLWIETEKPHVGQIKEMMDKIRAVIPNAKLVYNNSPSFNWTLNFRQQVFDAWQAEGKDVSAYDRAKLMSADYDGSELAAEADERIRTFQRDASREAGIFHHLITLPTYHTAALSTDNLAHGYFGAEAMLAYVKGVQRQEIRQGIATVKHQNMAGSDIGDRHKEYFAGEAALKAGGKDNTMNQFA, from the coding sequence ATGGCCGAATATCAGCAAGAAATCCGCACGGCAGAGCAAATCAAACAGGCAAACGGCAGCGGCTGGCACGCCGTGTCGCCCGAACACGCCGCCCGCATGCGCCTGCAAAACCGTTTCAAAACCGGCTTGGACATCGCCAAATACACCGCCGCCATCATGCGGCGCGACATGGCCGCATACGATGCCGACCCCGCGCAGTACACCCAGTCGCTCGGCTGCTGGCACGGCTTTGTGGCGCAGCAGAAAATGATTGCGGTGAAAAAACACCACCAGTCCACCGCCAAACGCTATCTCTACCTCTCCGGCTGGATGGTGGCCGCGATGCGCTCGCAGTTCGGCCCGCTGCCCGACCAGTCCATGCACGAAAAAACCGCCGTGCCCGACCTGATTGCCGAGATTTACGGCTTTCTGAAACAGGCCGACGCGCGCGAACTCGACCTGCTGTTTGCCGCGCTCGACGATGCCCGCGCCGCAGGCGACAAAGCAGCCGAAGACAAAATCCTCGCCGACATCAACGGCTTCCAAACCCACGTTGTGCCGATTATCGCCGACATCGACGCCGGTTTCGGCAACGCCGAAGCCACCTATCTCTTGGCGAAAAAAATGATCGAAGCGGGCGCGTGCTGCATCCAAATCGAAAACCAGGTCTCCGACGAAAAACAATGCGGCCACCAAGACGGCAAAGTAACCGTGCCGCACGCCGATTTTCTCGCCAAAATCAACGCCGTGCGCTACGCCTTCTTGGAACTGGGCGTGGATGATGGCGTCATCGTCGCCCGCACCGACTCGCTGGGCGCGGGGCTGACCAAACAAATCGCCTATTCCGCCAAACAGGGCGATTTGGGCGACCAATACAACAGCTTCTTGGACGGCGAAGAAATCACCGACCTCGGCCAAATCCGCGCCGGCGACGTGATTGTCAACACGGCCGGCAAAACCATCCGCCCCGTGCGCCTGCCGAGCAACCTGTTCCAATTCCGCAAAGGCACCGGCATCGAGCGCGTGGTGCTCGACTGCATCACCTCCCTGCAAAACGGCGCGGACTTGCTGTGGATCGAAACCGAAAAACCGCACGTCGGCCAAATCAAAGAAATGATGGACAAAATCCGCGCCGTCATCCCCAACGCCAAGCTGGTCTACAACAACAGCCCCTCGTTCAACTGGACGCTCAACTTCCGCCAGCAGGTATTCGACGCATGGCAGGCCGAGGGCAAAGACGTGTCCGCCTACGATCGCGCCAAACTGATGTCCGCCGACTACGACGGCAGCGAACTGGCGGCAGAAGCCGACGAGCGCATCCGCACCTTCCAGCGCGACGCCTCTCGCGAAGCCGGCATCTTCCACCACCTGATCACCCTGCCCACCTACCACACCGCCGCCCTCTCCACCGACAACCTGGCGCACGGCTACTTCGGCGCAGAAGCCATGTTGGCCTACGTCAAAGGCGTGCAGCGTCAGGAAATCCGCCAAGGCATCGCCACCGTCAAACACCAAAACATGGCCGGCTCCGACATCGGCGACCGCCACAAAGAATACTTTGCCGGCGAGGCTGCGCTCAAAGCCGGCGGCAAAGACAACACCATGAACCAGTTTGCCTAG